In Rosa chinensis cultivar Old Blush chromosome 1, RchiOBHm-V2, whole genome shotgun sequence, a genomic segment contains:
- the LOC112182887 gene encoding uncharacterized protein LOC112182887 yields MDTPCYKKAGRGIHQERNTVEIFGIILSRLSLKDAVATSSLCKEFRYMWRSIDSLDFDAAEILRGFLAEKDREVRDRKTLDYVNWVTRVVRQLKEEDGNLKLFRACFCGIDERYRSEVDEWVQFAMIRRVEVLVLEFLADCSANFYLFPHKLTGFDSLKALELEFVDVTQDTLDDLVRNSPSLERLRVSFTHSLIKVAIIGNRNRPVALKSLVMSRNRHLKAIEIRNAPLLALLSYVGHPIDVVVENVPLLSESNLSYRSSNKDCIALPFSQLSSCISQLHTLVMDIHCMDVKVYKENHEIPELPNLKCFDLVVYADKCWSSLRMLTSFLKAFPRLGTLVLKMEFLDSYFSCDPRTSYRPRYEEKVTTYPHRYLKVLEIVRYRHRLNAVEHVRHVIETAIALEKIVINPVHWEFHHTGADRRKEHALMEEVARKGAVDMLKREVPSTIEFVVL; encoded by the exons ATGGACACCCCCTGCTACAAAAAGGCCGGCCGGGGAATTCATCAGGAGAGGAATACAGTTGAAATCTTTGGTATTATCTTGTCCCGGTTGTCACTAAAGGATGCAGTGGCTACTAGCAGCCTTTGTAAGGAATTTCGATATATGTGGAGGTCTATTGACTCGCTAGAttttgatgcggctgaaatccTACGGGGATTCTTGGCGGAGAAGGACCGGGAAGTGAGAGACCGGAAAACCCTTGATTATGTAAACTGGGTTACTCGTGTCGTGAGACAGCTTAAGGAGGAGGATGGCAATTTGAAACTTTTCAGGGCTTGTTTTTGTGGAATCGATGAGAGGTATAGGAGTGAAGTTGATGAATGGGTTCAGTTTGCGATGATAAGGAGGGTTGAAGTTCTGGTATTGGAATTTCTGGCAGATTGTTCTGCTAACTTTTACCTCTTTCCACACAAGTTAACAGGCTTTGACAGCCTCAAAGCTCTAGAATTGGAATTTGTGGATGTGACACAAGATACCCTCGACGACTTGGTGCGTAACTCCCCTAGTCTTGAGAGGTTAAGGGTGTCGTTTACCCATTCTTTGATCAAGGTAGCGATAATTGGCAATCGGAACCGCCCCGTTGCACTCAAGTCTCTGGTGATGAGTCGTAATCGGCACCTAAAAGCAATTGAGATTCGTAATGCCCCTCTCCTGGCTTTACTGTCATATGTTGGGCATCCTATAGATGTGGTTGTTGAGAATGTGCCACTATTGAGTGAGTCCAACCTTTCCTACCGTTCATCCAACAAAGATTGCATAGCACTCCCTTTCAGCCAACTTTCATCTTGTATTTCTCAGCTGCACACTCTCGTGATGGACATCCATTGCATGGACGTGAAGGTCTATAAGGAGAATCATGAAATCCCTGAATTACCAAATCTCAAGTGTTTTGATTTGGTAGTTTATGCAGATAAATGCTGGTCTAGTCTTCGTATGTTGACCTCTTTCCTCAAGGCATTCCCTCGTTTGGGCACTCTTGTGTTGAAG ATGGAATTCTTAGATTCTTATTTTAGTTGTGATCCACGCACATCATACAGACCGAGATATGAAGAGAAAGTTACCACATACCCACATCGTTACCTAAAGGTATTAGAAATAGTAAGGTATCGCCATCGTTTAAATGCTGTGGAACATGTGAGACACGTGATAGAGACGGCTATTGCTCTGGAGAAAATTGTTATTAATCCTGTTCATTGGGAATTTCATCACACTGGAGCTGACAGGAGAAAAGAACATGCCTTGATGGAGGAAGTTGCAAGAAAAGGTGCTGTGGACATGCTGAAAAGAGAAGTGCCTTCAACAATAGAATTCGTGGTTCTGTAG